From Mercenaria mercenaria strain notata chromosome 17, MADL_Memer_1, whole genome shotgun sequence, the proteins below share one genomic window:
- the LOC128550269 gene encoding uncharacterized protein C12orf29 homolog: MEAIKKWFQNEGQVEGLVWHCATGTLFKLHRNHVALPWPVESPTLTRQRVSVAVDTTNYELDNNDSLISEFGKVYGHACESVKDLKNLFMLEEHVSTGVGPQKQIGSQTKINGTMSKKREFIL, encoded by the exons ATGGAGGCGATTAAAAAGTGGTTTCAAAATGAGGGTCAAGTTGAAGGACTTGTTTGGCACTGTGCCACTGGTACTCTGTTTAag cttcATCGCAACCATGTTGCATTACCATGGCCAGTAGAATCACCAACCTTGACCAGACAGCGTGTATCAGTTGCTGTGGATACCACAAATTACGAGTTAGACAACAATGACAGTTTGATATCAGAGTTTGGAAAAGTGTACGGTCATGCATGTGAATCTGTGAAAGacttgaaaaatttatttatgttaGAGGAACATGTCTCAACTGGGGTCGGTCCTCAGAAACAGATTGGTTCTCAGACAAAAATTAATGGTACCATGTCTAAGAAAAGGGAATTTATCTTGTaa
- the LOC123537572 gene encoding uncharacterized protein LOC123537572, which produces MAVSGRKLSDFQGSISLGSAEDFEKHVIASKDSEEYTEKCSVHKNEIVKFFCPTHKALGCNDCIILDHRECKIDYISDTCADIGDSEEYMDIMEKLNEKMKDVEDIMKKAEVRDKEIDKCHADIIKEILNFRKEINERLDQLQQEIQKDADKKKSKDENIIQMVRDECANISSDIKKLQSKLEANKTSKQNEQLYINIKRAESKLKSDEVKKADKNLAKTYMQYSFERNTDIENVLSRDNIFGKLNLNFCLVTPTEKKIFKTLTYKEDIDVRTKADTGWFYSYITGCAILSTNKLVLADKKEYKLKVLDRQSTTVIEEKRLDSSPTGIAVMPKDQIAVTVPGNKEILIMETAGKLTTVRKIPVQCDFRGITYHQDYLYLLCKNPKSVLVLDTQGTLQYTISLNNDIFKHPKHLVVSEDSRHIYINDYVSDCLVSITLQGDVSAVYKHNALSGQRGMVMLDDGSLLVCCYNSNTIHHISGDLKQGQTMIDYLQRPHSICYSHYHDEVYIGCWGNQLKVFSMK; this is translated from the coding sequence ATGGCCGTGTCAGGACGCAAATTGTCAGATTTTCAAGGCTCAATATCTCTAGGATCAGCAGAAGACTTTGAAAAGCATGTTATTGCTAGTAAAGATTCGGAGGAATACACTGAAAAATGTTCCGTGCATAAAAACGAAATAGTTAAATTTTTCTGTCCAACACACAAGGCTCTTGGCTGCAATGACTGCATCATCTTGGATCATCGGGAATGCAAGATTGATTACATATCTGATACATGTGCAGATATAGGGGACAGTGAGGAATACATGGATATCATGGAGAAACTTAACGAGAAAATGAAAGATGTAGAGGATATCATGAAGAAAGCTGAAGTAAGAGATAAAGAGATAGATAAATGTCATGCTGATATTATCAAGGAAATACTCAACTTCAGAAAGGAAATAAATGAGCGCCTAGATCAGCTGCAACAAGAAATTCAGAAAGATGCTGACAAAAAGAAGTCCAAAGATGAAAACATAATTCAGATGGTACGTGATGAATGTGCAAATATTtcttctgatatcaagaaattacAGTCCAAATTAGAGGcaaataaaacttcaaaacagaACGAGCAGCTTTACATCAACATTAAACGTGCTGAGTCTAAACTGAAGTCAGATGAAGTGAAGAAGGCAGATAAAAATTTAGCGAAGACATACATGCAATACTCGTTTGAACGGAATACTGATATTGAAAATGTGTTGTCCAGAGACAATATATTTGGGAAGTTAAACCTCAATTTTTGCCTCGTCACTCCGACagagaagaaaatatttaaaactctaACGTACAAAGAAGATATAGATGTAAGAACAAAGGCAGATACCGGGTGGTTTTACAGCTATATCACAGGATGTGCCATCTTGTCCACTAACAAACTTGTACTGGCTGATAAGAAAGAATACAAGCTGAAAGTTTTAGACAGACAGAGTACAACTGTAATAGAAGAGAAAAGACTAGACTCAAGTCCAACGGGCATAGCTGTGATGCCCAAGGACCAGATTGCAGTAACAGTACCAGGAAACAAAGAAATTCTTATAATGGAAACAGCTGGTAAACTGACAACTGTTCGCAAAATTCCAGTTCAATGTGATTTCAGAGGTATAACTTATCATCAAGATTATCTCTACTTGCTTTGTAAGAATCCTAAAAGTGTACTGGTACTGGATACACAAGGTACTCTCCAGTACACAATATCTctgaataatgacatatttaaacACCCCAAACATCTTGTGGTAAGTGAGGATTCCAGACATATCTATATCAATGACTATGTTAGTGACTGTTTGGTCAGTATAACATTACAAGGTGATGTATCAGCTGTATACAAACACAATGCACTTAGTGGACAACGAGGGATGGTGATGTTAGATGATGGATCATTGCTGGTGTGCTGCTACAACAGTAACACCATTCATCATATCTCAGGAGATTTGAAGCAGGGGCAGACCATGATAGATTATCTACAGCGTCCACATTCTATATGCTACAGTCATTATCATGATGAAGTTTATATTGGCTGCTGGGGTAATCAGCTGAAAGTATTTAGTATGAAATGA